The following are from one region of the Silene latifolia isolate original U9 population chromosome 9, ASM4854445v1, whole genome shotgun sequence genome:
- the LOC141600967 gene encoding deSI-like protein At4g17486 translates to MICWSNSSYKVSGSIPVYLNVYDVTPVHGYAYWIGLGAHHSGVEVHGVEYAFGAHENPTTGIFRVEPRKCKGFTFRRTILIGWTELGEEEVRKVVEELAKEYKGNSYHLVTKNCNHFCNDVCIQLTGNPIPSWVNRLSKIGFLCNCIIPKVNDDKNEKVKEAKKIKSIFPNKNAPSSTEFASPSDATSTITNSRRSSSASTSPFL, encoded by the exons ATGATTTGTTGGAGCAATTCTTCTTATAAGGTTTCTGGTTCGATTCCGGTTTATCTCAATGTCTACGATGTTACACCGGTCCATGGTTACGCGTATTGGATTGGCCTAGGGGCTCACCACTCTGGAGTTGAAG TTCATGGAGTCGAGTATGCATTTGGAGCGCACGAAAACCCAACAACAGGAATTTTTCGAGTGGAGCCAAGGAAATGCAAAGGATTTACGTTCAGAAGAACGATTTTGATAGGGTGGACAGAGTTAGGAGAAGAAGAAGTGAGGAAAGTTGTGGAGGAATTAGCAAAGGAATACAAAGGAAATTCGTATCATCTTGTTACTAAGAATTGTAACCATTTCTGCAATGATGTCTGCATTCAACTTACTGGAAATCCAATCCCCAGTTGGGTAAATCGTCTCTCCAAAATTG GGTTTCTATGCAATTGTATAATACCCAAGGTGAATGACGATAAAAACGAGAAGGTAAAAGAAGCCAAGAAAATCAAGAGTATTTTTCCAAACAAGAATGCGCCATCATCTACAGAATTCGCATCGCCTTCCGATGCTACAAGTACTATTACAAATAGTCGAAGATCGAGTTCAGCATCAACCTCACCTTTCTTATAG
- the LOC141599684 gene encoding uncharacterized protein LOC141599684: protein MPRASSKKNALSNSTAVNASASHKASSKESERIDQFFYNYANKSSRMIDPEGIEALCSDMEMDHTDVRILILAWKMQAEKQGYFTLEEWRKGLKALRADTITKLKKALPGLENEARRTANFVDFYQYAFRYCLTEEKQKSVDIESICQLLDLVLGSQFRAQVDYFIEYLNAQTDYKVMNMDQWMGFYRFCNEISFPDFSNYDADHAWPLILDNFVDWVKAKQT, encoded by the exons ATGCCTCGAGCTTCATCTAAAAAGAATGCTCTTTCAAATTCTACCGCTGTTAATGCCTCTG CTTCACACAAAGCCAGTTCCAAGGAGTCAGAGAGGATTGATCAGTTCTTTTATAATTATGCCAACAAATCGTCGCGTATGATTGA TCCAGAGGGTATAGAGGCACTATGCTCAGACATGGAAATGGATCATACAGATGTCAGAATACTGATTCTTGCATG GAAAATGCAAGCCGAGAAACAGGGTTACTTCACTTTG GAAGAATGGCGGAAAGGCCTGAAAGCTCTGCGGGCTGACACTATAACAAAGTTGAAGAAGGCACTCCCTGGGCTTGAGAACGAG GCTAGAAGGACTGCAAATTTTGTGGACTTTTATCAGTATGCATTTCGTTACTGTCTGACAG AGGAGAAACAGAAGAGTGTCGATATTGAAAGCATCTGCCAGTTGTTGGATCTTGTGCTGGGATCACAATTTCGAGCGCAAGTTGATTACTTCATTGAATACTTAAAT GCGCAGACTGATTACAAGGTCATGAACATGGACCAGTGGATGGGTTTTTACCGTTTCTGCAATGAG ATAAGTTTCCCAGACTTCAGCAACTACGATGCGGACCATGCGTGGCCTTTAATCCTCGACAATTTTGTTGATTGGGTGAAGGCAAAGCAAACCTAA